The nucleotide window GCGGCGGTTCGTCGCCGACGCCAGCCATGAGCTGCGGACCCCGCTGGCGGTGATGCGTACCGAGGTCGACGTCGCGCTGGCGGACCCGGCCGCGAGTCCGCAGGACCTCCGGGAAGCCGCACAGGTCGTGCGGGACGCGACCATGCGCGCCGACCGGCTGGTCGACAGCCTGCTGCTGCTCGCCCGGTCCGAGCGGGGCACCGGCCCGGACGTCCTCGAGCGGGTCGAGCTGCCCGAGGTGGCGGCGCAGGCGTTGGCCGCGGTGGCCGCGGAGGTCGAGGAGCGCGGGCTGCAGGTCGCCACGTCGCTGGGGCCCGGGGGCGTCCTCGGGGACCGGGGCCTGCTGGAGCGGCTGGCGGGGAACCTGGTCGAGAACGCCGTGCGGCACAACGTCGTGGGCGGCTGGGTCCGGGTGGACACCGGGACGGTGGAGGACTGCGCCCGTATCCAGGTCGCGAACTCCGGTGGGCCGGTCGCCGCGGAAGAGGTGACCGGGCTGTTCGAGCCGTTCCGTCGGTACGGCACCGCCCGCACGGCCCGCCGCGGCGCCGGGCTCGGCCTCGCGATCGTCCGTGCCGTGGCGGAGCTGCACGGCGGAACGGCCCACGCCGCGGCCCGCCGCGACGGCGGTCTGACCGTGACGGTCGACCTTCCCCGGGGCCCGTAGGGTGCTGTCCGGAGCAGCCGGCCTGGGCCGTTCGGCTCTGCCGACCTGTCCCGCCGGAGTCTTTTACGGAAAACGTCTGCGCGGAGCCGCCACAGGTGCGCATCATCAACACAGCGCAGGCGACGAGGAGGGCGGTCAGGCATGGCAGTGGAGACGACAGCACACACGGACTTGGTGCTTCTGCTGGTCGTGCTGGGCCTGGCCGGGCTGGTCGTCCTGGCCGTCCGGCTGGCGCATGACCTTGCCCCGGCGCGCCCGACGCTGCCTGACGAGGACTGTCCCCCGCCCGGGCTCGGCCGGCTGGTGCCGGTCGGCGGCCAGGTGGACCAGGAGTGCCGGCACGGCCTGGCCGCGCTCGAGTCCTGGCTGGTCACGCGCAGAGTGCGCCCCTAGACCAGTGGGTGGCTGCGGTCCGAGGGGGGCCACAGTCACCCACTGCCGACGTGCCGGCGGACCCGCGTTCCCTCAGGGGTGGGTCCTGCCGGCTTCAGCAGACGTGCCGCCCGCGGATGCGGGCGGGTGCGTCACCGCGCACGCACCGCACCCACGGCGGGTCGTCGTGCTGCTCGCCGAAGCCGAGCCGGCGCAGCAGCCGCCGGGACGGCTCGTTGCCGACGTGCACCTCGGCCACCAGGCGACGTACGCCGGGTTGCCGCTCCGCCCAGGCGCACAGCACGGCGACGGCCTCGGTGCCCAGGCCCTGTCGCCGCGCGGGCGCCGCGAGTGCGTAGCCGAGCAGCACGTCGCCTGCCGCGTCAGGCCCGCCCCGCCAGCCGCAGTCGCCGACGACGACACCCTCCACGGTGATCAGCCAGCCGCCGTCATCGCCCTCCGCGCCGTGTTCGGCGAGGGGGCGCAGGGCGTCGCCGGTACCGGTGTGCGGCCAGCCGGGCCCCGCCCGCAGTCCGGCGCGCGCCAGGACGGCCTCGTGGACACCGTCGAGTGCGGCGCGGGCGAGCTCCCGCGACGTCGGCACCAGCGCCACCCGCGGGCCGGACAGGCGGGGCAGGGCCGGTGGGCTCATCCCTCGTCGGGTTCCGGGTCGGGCAGCACCTCGGCCAGCGGCCCGGCGACCCGGCGGACCTGCCAGTCACGGGCTCCGGCGGAGCACAGCGCGTCGGCCACCGCCTCCGGCGTCGCCGGGTAGGGCGGCGTCCAGACCAGGCGACGTACGGCTTCGGGTTGGACGAGGTTCTCCGGCGGCATCCGCAGCTCCTCGGCCAGCCCGCCGACCACGGCGCGCACCCGGGCCAGCCGCTTGGCGGCGACCGGGTCCCGCTCCCCCCAGCGGTTGGCTGCCGGGGGTCCGTCCCCGCCGGGTACGGGTACGGGCAGCTCGGACTCCGGCAGGGCGGCAGCGGTCTGCAGTGCGCCGAACCAGGTGTCGACGTGCCGCCGGGTGGAACGGCCTCCGAAGACGGGCAGCCGGAGCAGCTCCGCGGGGCTGCCGGGGGCGGCGGTGACGGCGGCGACGATCGCGGCGTCCGGGAGGATCCGCCCCGGCGCGGTGTCGCGCCGGCGGGCCATCGCATCGCGGGCCTCCCACAGCGCCCGCACGGCAGCCAGCTGCCGGCGATTGCGCATGCGGTGGATGCCGGAGGTGCGGCGCCAGGGCTCCGCGCGGGGCGCGGCCGGCGGGGCCAGCCGGACCGCCTCGAACTCCTCGCGGGCCAGCTGGAGCTTGTCCTGTGCGCGGAGCTCGGCCTCGAGCGCCTCCCGGAGCTCGACCAGGACCTCGACGTCGAGCGCGGCGTAGACCAGCCAGGACTCCGGCAGCGGACGAGTGGACCAGTCGGCGGCCGAGTGCCCCTTCTCCAGCCGCAGCCCGAGGACGTTCTCGACCATCGCGCCGAGGCCCACCCGCTCGAAGCCGGCGAGTCGGCCGGCCAGCTCGGTGTCGAAGATCCGTGGCGGCACCATGCCGACCTCGGCCAGGCAGGGCAGGTCCTGGTTCGCCGCGTGCAGGATCCACTCGTCCTGCTGCAGGGCGGCCGACAGAGGCGACAGGTCGGGGCAGGCGATCGGGTCGATCAGTGCCGTACCGGCGCCGCGCCGGCGCAGCTGCACGAGGTAGGCGCGCTGGGAATAGCGGTAGCCGGAGGCGCGCTCGGCGTCCACGGCGACGGGACCGCTCCCGGCGGCGAAGCGGGCGACCACGGCGGTCAGTGCGCTCTCACCCTCGACGACCGGGGGGACACCGTCCCGGGGTGCGAGCAGCAGCTCGACCTGCGGCTCGTCGCCGGACACTCCCTCCTCGTGACCCGGCAGGGTCGTCGTCATACCCGAAGGGTACGGGACCGGAGCTACCGGATGACTCCGGCGCGCATGGCCAGCGCCACCATTTCTGCGCGGTCACCGGTGCCCAACTTGCGGGCGATCCGGGCCAGGTGGCTCTTCACGGTCAGGGCCGAGAGCCCGAGGTGCTCGCCGATCTGCTTGTTCGACTGCCCGTCCGCGACCAGGCGCAGGACCTCGATCTCCCGGCCGGACAGGTCGCTGACTCCCGAGTCGGTGGGGCTGCCACGCAGCCCGGCGGCCAGCAGCGAGGCGACCGACGGATCGGCGTACACGCCGCCGTCGAGTACCCGGCGTACACCGTCGGCCACGACCAGCGGCGAGGCGGACTTGAGCAGGTAGCCCTGGGCGCCGGCGACGAACGCGGCGCGCACGGAGTAGGGATCGTCAGCAGCCGAGAGCACCACCAGGCGCTGCCAGCCGGCCGAGCGCAGGTCGGCGAGCAGGTCCAGCCCGGAGCCGTCCGGCAGTCCCAGGTCGAGGATGCACAGCTCGCGCGGCCCCGAGGCGTGGGCGCGGGCGCGGGCCTCACCGATCGTCGCGGCTTCCACGACCTCACGCGCACCCATCGACCGCAGCCGGTTCACCAGCGACTCCCGCACCAGCGGGTGGTCGTCCACCACCATCGCCGAGAAGCTGGGCGCCTCGTTGGCAGCCGGCTGTGCAGGGATGGCCTGCATGGCACTGTCGAGACCGGTTGTCACCGCGTCCTCCGCTTCCTGACCGGGCAGGGTCGCCCGTCCTGCCCACTGCTTCGGCGCCCGGCCCGCGGACCTGAAGCCCAATGAGCCGATCGGCCCAACCGACTGCACCGGCCGCCGTGGGCCGAACGGGGGAAAGGCCCGGCTCGGGGTGCACTCCGGCGCTGCCGCTGCCGAAGGTGGACAGCGCCGTCGACCCCTGGAGCCCGTTGTGCACCGCCCACCCGCCCACCCGGTACGGCTCGTCGCGGTGCTGAGTCTGCTGGTCGCGGCTGCGCTGTCGGCCGGCGCCGGGTGGGGCGCTGCCCCCTGGTGGGCGGTCCCCCTGCTGGCCGTTGCGGTCGCGGCGTCGGAGATCGCGGCGGTCCCCCCGCGGTTCGGGCGCCGGCGCTGGAGCTTCTCGCTCACCGAGAGCGCGCTGGGCGCGGCTCTGGTGCTCGCCACGGGCGCCTGGACAGTGCTGGCGGTCGCCCTGGGGGTCGCGGTCGCCCAGTCCGTCCGGCACCAGCCGCGCCGCAAGCGGGAGTTCGACGTCGCGCGGTTCGCGATGGCCACCGCCCTCGCCTCGACGTCCGCCGGGCTGGTGGGCGCCGGGGTCGCCGGCGCCTGCCTCGGCATGGCGGTCTTCTGGCTGGTCAACCACCTGCTCGTCGCCGTCGCGGTCTGGTCGACGTCCCGGCGCCCGCTGCGCTCGCTGGTGACGTCGGGCGCGCCACTGTCGGCGCTGCACACGGCCGGGAACAGCTCGATCGGACTGCTGGCCGGCTACCTCGCCGTGACGGCCCCCCTGGGGCTGCTCGGTCTGGTCGTGCCGCTCGCCCTGCTCTGGTCGTCGTACGACCAGCAGACCCGGCGCTCGGCCGAGGCCCGGCTGTACGCCGAGCTGGCCCGCGGGCAGGAGCGGGAGACGGGGCGGTCCAGTGACGGGTCCGCGCAGGTGGTCGTCACGGCCGCCGCCCGGCTGCTCGGCGGGGCCGATGTCGAGCTGGTGCTGCTCGCCTCCGACGGGCCCGTGTGCTACGTCGGCGACGAGACCGGCACGTCGCACCGCCGGCGGGTCGGCTCCGACGTCTTCGACGAGCCGTGGGTGCTGCGGGCGCTGGGTGAGCGGGGGGTGCACGGCGGCCGTGACGGCGCCCGGCCCTTCCTGTGCGCGGTGCTGGGCGATCCCGACGCGCCGCTGGCCCTGCTGCGGGCCCGGCGCGGCCCGGATGCGGTCGGCTTCGACCGTCCCGAGCTGCGTCTGGCGCAGGTGCTCGTCGGCCAGGCCGAGGCATGGCTGTCGGTGGCCGAGCTGGCCGCACGCAGCCGGGCCGCGACGGCGCGTGGCCACGCCGGCGAGACGGCCGGGGCGTCCAGCGACGTCGGCCCGGCCACTGCCCCGGCCTTGCTGGTGCTGCACGAGTCAGCCGTGCGACTGGCCCGGCTCGCCGGGTCCGCCGGGGGCGTCGACGACATCGTCGAGGAGCTGCACCTGGTGGAGCGGGCCGTCGCCTCCCTGCTCGGCGCGATCGCGCTGGCCGACGGGTCCGACCTGCTGTGCGGCCCGCAGGACCCGGCGCCGGTGCGCCCGGCGGCGGACTGGACGACGACGGGGGTCCTGTCGTGAGGGGCCGGCCATGAAGGGGTCGCGGGGCCGCCGTCGTCCCCTTCCGCTCGCCGCCTGGGCGGGGCTGCTGAGCGGTGCCGCCGTCCTGGCCACCGGCGGCACGACCGCCGCCGTGCTGTGGAGGGGTGGTCGGCTGGACGGACCCGTGGCCGGGGCCGTGGCCGCCGGCAGCGTCGCCGGGCTGGTCCTGGTGCTGGTGTCGGTGGCGGGTGCGCTGCGCGTGGCCGCCGCGCTGCGCGAGCTCGGCGCCGACGCGACCACCCGGCAGCGTGCACCGTCCGTACCGGGAACTCCCTCGGCCGGTCGGGTCGTCGCGAGCACGCTCGAGCTGGCCGAGTGCGCCAAGCTGTTGGACGCCCTGCAGCTGCGCGTCCGCGTCGCCGACCACCTGGGCGAGCGGCACCGGCGCGAGGCACAGACGGCCGGTGCCGGAGTGTCCGAGCTGTTGTCAGGACTGGTCGATGCCGAGGAGGGGGCCCGCGGACAGCTGGCCGCCGAGCTGCACGACACGGTCGCCCAGTCACTCATGATCGCTCGGGGCCTGCTGGCCGGTGGGCTGTCGTCGCCGGAGGAGCTGGCCAGGCTGACCGACTGCGTCGAGGACGCCGAGGAACAGGTGCGGGCGGTGATGGCCCGCACGCGTCCGCCGGCACTGCGCGACGGTGACCTGGCCTCTGCGGTGGGGGACGTGCGCGCGGACCTGCAGGCCCGCTACGGGCTGATCGTGCAGGTCGACTGGCCCGCAGCGCCGTACCCGCTGCCCCTCGCCTCGGCTGTCACGCTCTACCGCTTCTTCCAGGAGGCGCTGCTCAACGTCGTCAAGCATGCCGACGTCGACGACGCCTTCCTCCGCCTGTCGGTCGACGAGGAGTCGGTCGTCGCGACGGTGCGCGACGAGGGGCCCGGCTTCGATCCGTCGGCGGTGCGTCCGGACCGCGGCCGGCACGTGGGGCTCGGGCTGCTGCGCGAGCGGGCCCGGCTGTCGGGCGGCTCGCTCGAGGTGGAGAGTGGGCCGGCGGGCGGGACGTCGCTGCAGCTGCGCCTGCCGCGGGTCACGCAGGTCGTGCCGGACGTGCCGGACGTGCCCTAGCGGTCCGTCACCGTCGCAGCGACAGCACGCCGGGCGGCGGCAGGCCGGCTGTCGCGCACAGCAGGTCGCACCAGGCCAGCAGGTGGGTCCCGAGGTCGACGGTCCCCTCGGGGCCCGGCAGCGGCGTCCAGCTCGCTCGTACCTCGACCTCGCTCACCTCGTCGGCGTCCTCGAGCTGACCGAAGCGGCAGGAGACCGTCCGGGTGACGGTGCCGCCGGCGGCGGTGTGCGCGGCCGCGCGGTCGTGCAGTGAGTCGGTCAGCCAGGACCAGCCGACCTGGGCGAGCGCCGGGTCGGCCGCCATCTCGGCCTCGACGTCGGCCGAGACGAAGGCCACCACCCGCGTGTCGCCCCGCCAGCCCTCCTGGCCGCCCGGATCGTGCAGGACCACGAACCGGCCGCTGGCCACCTGGTCGTCCCCGTGACCGACCTCGGCGCTGACCGCCACGGCGTACGGCGCGAGCCGCTTGGGCGCCGGGACCTCCTCGAGCTCGAGCCCGGGGCGCCCATGTGCGGCCAGTGCCGCGCGCAGCCCCTCGACGGCAGCGCGGAACTGCTCGGGCAGCGGCTCGGGCAGTGGCTCGGTCACGAGCGGAGGGTAGATCGCGGGGGAGCAGGTGGGCGTTCGGCGCGCCGCCCTCCGTAACGTGCTCGCGTGCCCGCCCTCCTCGCCCTGCTCGCCAGCCTGCTCTGGGGCACCGCCGACTTCCTCGGCGGCACCGCGACCCGGCGGTTGCCGGTGGCGTCGGTGGTGGGGATCTCGCAGCTCGTCGCGCTGCTCGGCCTGCTGCCGGTCGCAGTGCTCCTCGGGGCGCTGGACGAGCCGCGGGACTACCTCCTTCCCGGCCTCGCCGCCGGGTCGGCGGGGGTCGTCGCGCTCGCGGCGTTCTACCGGGCGCTGGCGGTCGGGACGATGGGCGTCGTCGCGCCCGTCGCCGCTCTCGGGGTCGTGGTGCCGGTGGCTGCGGGACTCGTGCAGGGGGAGTCGCCGTCATGGCTCCAGCTGGTCGGCATCGCGGTCGCCGTGACCGGCGTCGTTCTCGCCAGCGGCCCGGAGCTGAGCGGCCAGGACCGCGGCGGCGTGCTGCCGCTCGTGCTGGGCGGGGTGGCGGCGCTGGGCTTCGGCACCGTCTTCGTGCTCATCGCGCAGGGCACCGCGTCGGGCTCGATCGGCTCGGTCGTGATGACGTTGCTGACGATGCGGCTGGTGAGCGTGCTGCTGCTGGCCGGCCTGCTGCCGGCCGTGGTGCTGCGGTCGGCCCTGCCCTGGCGACGTGTCGACATCGGGGTCCGACGGGCCGACCTGCCGGTCCTGGTGGCCATCGGCGCCTTCGACGTGGGGGCGAATGCCGCCTTCGCCCTCGCCGTGCAGAGCGACCTGATCAGCGTCACCGCGGTGCTGGCTTCGCTCTACCCGGTGGTCACGGTGCTGCTGGCGCGGCAGGTCCACAGCGAGCGCCTGGTCGGGGTGCAGCTGCCAGGCGTCGTTCTCGCGCTCACCGGTGTGGTCCTGCTCGCCGCCGGCTGAGGCGCGCCTGCCCGCCTCAGGCGGCGGTGGCCTCCACCAGCACGACGTCGTCGTGGATCCCGGTCACGATGGCGGCGCCGCAGTCGACGCAGGCCAGGTCGAGGCAGTCGGCCCCGTGCCCGTCCTCGCACGGCGGCGTCTCGAAGGCCCGGTCGTCCTTGCACTCGGTGCACCAGCGGATGTCCATGCCGGCGACGGTGCCACGACGGTCCGACAGTTCCCCGGAGGCGCGCCGCAGCGGGCGTGGGACGATCGCCGGCGATGACCGACAGCCCGGGCGACGCCGCCCGTACCGCCACCCGAGAGTCCGCCTTCGTCCGGGCCTGCCGGCGCCAGCCGGTGCCGCACACGCCGGTCTGGTTCATGCGCCAGGCCGGTCGCGCCCTGCCGGAGTACCGCGCGCTGCGCGAGGGCACCGAGATGCTCCAGGCCTGCACCACGCCGGACCTGGTCACTGAGATCACGCTGCAGCCGGTCCGTCGCTACGGCGTGGACGCGGCGATCTTCTTCTCCGACATCGTGGTGCCGCTCAAGGCTGTCGGCGTCGACCTGGACATCGTCCCCGGCGTCGGTCCGGTGGTCGCCGAGCCGTTTCGCATCGAGCGAGACCTGGACCGGCTGCCGGCCCTGACACCCGAGCACGTCCCGTACGTCACGGAGGCGGTGCGGACCCTGACCGGCGAGCTCGGCCCGACACCGCTCATCGGCTTCGCCGGCGCGCCGTTCACCCTCGCCAGCTACCTCGTCGAGGGCGGTCCGAGCAAGAACCACGCCGCCACCAAGGCGCTGATGTACGGCCAGCCGGCACTGTGGTCGGCGCTGCTGGACCGGCTGGCCACCATCACGCTCGGCTTCCTGCGGGTGCAGATCGACGCCGGCGTCAGCGCGGTCCAGCTGTTCGACTCCTGGGTGGGTGCGCTGCCGGCGGCCGACTACCGGGCGTACGTCCAACCGCACACCGCGCGGGTGCTCGCGGCGGTGGCCGACGTACCGCGCATCCACTTCGGCGTCGGGACCGGGGAGCTGTTGCACGACATGGGACAGGCCGGCGCGGACGTCGTCGGCGTCGACTGGCGGGTGCCGCTGGCCGACGCGGTGCAGCGGGTCGGCCCTGGCAAGGCGGTGCAGGGGAACCTCGACCCGACGCTGGTGTTCGCGCCCGAGGAGGTGGTCGCGCGCAAGGTCCGCGAGACGCTCGAGCAGGGCCGGGCGGCCGAGGGACACGTCTTCAACCTCGGCCACGGAGTGCTGCCCGAGACCGACCCCGACGCGTTGCTACGCGTCGTCGAGCTGGTCCACGCGGGCCTGTAGCCAGGCGCCGGCCACCAGGGCGCTGACCGCGACCACGACCGCGGCCCCGAGCAGGGCCACCCGCACCGAGGCGACGTAGGAGGCCTCGGCCGCTGCGCGCAGCTGAAGCAGCGACTCCAGCGGCACCCGGTCCTCCGCCAGCCTCAGCACCTCCCGCTGCGAGGCCCCGCGCAGCAGCGCCTCGACCAGCGTCCCCGCCCGCGAATCCGGGACCCCGAGGCCGAGCAGCCGGGCGAGCAGGTCGCTGCCGAGCCGGGCCACGACCAGCGCGCCGAGGCCGGCGACCGCCACCACGCCGCCGAGTTCCCGGGCGACGTTGACGGTGGCCGCCGCCAGGCCCGACCGGGCCCGGGCGACGGCGTCGAGCGAGGCGGTCACCACCGGCGCGGTCGTCAGCCCGATGCCCACGCCGGACAGGCCGAGCAGCAGCGCCAGCTCGAGGTCGGGCAGCTCCGCCTGGAGGCGGACCCCGGTGGCGGCCAGGCCGGCGGCGGTGAGCAGCAGCCCGACGACCACCGGTGGCCGCGGCCCCCGCGCCGCCGCCCAGCGACCGGCGACCGGCGCGGTGACGACCAGCGCGACGGTCAGGGGAAGCAGGCGCAGCGCGGCCGGCAGCGCCTCCCGCTGCTGCACCAGCTGCAGGAACAGCGACAGGAAGACCAGCAGCACGAAGACCGCGAGGCTGGCCGCGAAGGCACCGACCGTCGCGCCGAGGAACGTGCGCGACCGCAGCAGGGTCAGCGGCAGGACCGGATCGGGCGTCCGCCGCTCGACGAGGACGAAGGCGGCCGCGCCGAGCCCGGCTGCCGCGGCCGTGAGGAGCACCGGCGTCCCCAGGCCGTCCCGCCCCGCGATCACGACGGCGTACGTGCCGCAGGCCAGCGCGAGTGCCCCGAGCAGCTGCCCTGGCACGTCCAGCCCCCGCCGCGCCGGGCCGGTGACCTGCGCCCCCCCGTCCGCGCGGCCCGCTGGTCCGTCCGCAGCAACCTCGTCCGTGGCCCCCGGCGTCGTTGCGGACGGACGAGCGGCAGAGGTGGGTGGGGCGAACGCCACGACGGCGGCGATCAGTGCGCACAGCGGCAGGTTCACCCAGAAGACCGCGGGCCAGCCTGAGGCGGCCACGAGCAGCCCGCCGACGATCGGTCCCAGAACGAGCGCGCTGGCCCCCGTCGCCGCCCAGAGGCCGACCGCGCGGGCCCGGCCGGCGGGGTCCGGGTAGGCGGCGGCGAGGACCGCGAGGCCGCCGGGCAGGACGAGCGCCGCGCCGGCGCCCTGGGCGGCCCGCGCGGCGATGAGGGCGGTCGCGCTGTCGGCGAGGGCGCAGGCGGCCGACGCGACGGCGAAGACCGCGAGGCCGGCGAGGAAGACCCGCCGCCGCCCGGCGACGTCGGCGAGCGTGCCGCCCGTGAGCAGCAGAGCTGCCAGCGCGACGGTGTAGGCGGTGACGACGCCCTGCAGCTCCGCGACGCCGGCGCCGAGGTCGGCCTGTACGTCGCGCAGCGCGACCGCGACGACGGTGTTGTCGAGGGTGGCGGTGAAGGCGGCGAGCGAGGTCGCCACCAGGACGAGGGGTCGCCGCAGGTCGCTCACCGGCTCTGTCTACTGGACGGCGTTCAGGCCAGCCAGCGCCATGTCGACGAGGTCCACGACGAGAACCTATGGCTGCACGACCGCCGTGCGGCGGGAACGCGCGCGCCAGACGAGGAAACCGGCGCCGACCAGGAGCGGGAGGAAGGGCAGCAGCGCGCCGGCGGTCACGGCAAGGACGCGGGCGGTGGCGGTGAGCGCAGCCCAGCCGGAGCGCAACCCGTCGCCGAAGCCGAGGGCCTGCCCCACGACCGGCCCACCCTCCGAGTCCAGTCGCAGCACGATCGTGGAGAGGTCGACGCGGGCGCTCAGGCTCTCCAGCCGGGCCTCGAGCGCCTCGAGGTCGGCGGTGCGCTTGGTGAGCTCGGACTCGATCTGCACCACCTCGCCGAGCGCGTCGGCCTCGCCGAGGAGCGCGCGCACCCGTGTGACGCTGGCCCGCTGCGTCGCCAGCCGGGCCTCGAGGTCGACCATCTGGTCGGTGGCGTCCTCGCTGGTGAGTCGACGGTTCCGCTCGTCCCCGAGTGCGGCGAGCGCGATCACCGTGGCGTCGAGTTCCTTCGGCGGTACGCGCAGCCGGACGGTGGCCGAGCCGCTGCTGGCCGTTCCGCTACGGTCCTCGGCCTCCACGGCGCCGCCGGCGGAACGGGCGAGGCGACCTGCCTCGTCCGCCGCGACCCTGACGTCGTCGACGCGGACCTCGAGGTCGGCGGTGCGTATCACCGCCAGCCCCGGCACACCGCGCAGGTCGACGACCTGCAGCGCCTCCGCGGCGCCTCCGCCCGCACCTCCGCCCGCACCTCCGGTTGTCCCACCCGCTGCGCCGCCGCTGCTGTCGGCGTCGTCGAGCTGCGGGGCAGCGGCACCGGATGCGGTGGAGTCGATGCCGCCGCTGGAGCAGCCGGCGAGGAGCACCGCCACCGTCAGCAGGGCGGCCAGGGCCGGGCGGGAAGTGCGCATCGGAGCCTCCGGGGGAGCGGGTCGTGCCGACTGGGACGGGCGGGCGGGGCCGGCCGCTCCCGCCTTCGCATCTCGACCCGGTCACGATCGTGGGGTCGTGCTCGCAGACGAAGCCGCTGCGCAGGCGGGCGGACGTTGTGCCGGACCGGACGCTCACGCGGGCTCTTCGATGTTGCGGGCACGTCGAGTGCCAAACAGCCGCTCCCCGCACCCCTGAGCCGTTGGCGGGCCCCGTCTGTCGCCGATCTTCTGCTGACTGGATCCGCATCCGACACGCCGGCGTTTCTGCTGTCGATCCAGCAGGCAGAAGATCACCAGCTGTGAAGATCTTGATCTGTGTGCGAACGGTTTTCGCGCTTCCTCGGCGGTGATCCGCACAGGGCCGCGACTGCCGGCGAAGCGCACCTCCGCGAGGGTCGTCCTGAAGCCAGCGAGTGTCGCCGGTGCTGTGATCAACGCCGTCTTCACGCACATTTCCGCCGTACCGGAAGTGAGCAACCCCGGCGTTGATCACGCCGGAGGCTGGGCCGGGATGCGCGGTACTGATGCTCTGGTCCGCCACGCCAGCCGGGTCCCTGCCCTCCCCGGACGTCGAGCTGGTGCATGCACCCACGGTGGTCCTGGGCAGCGGCCTGCGGGCGTGCGGCCGGTGCTCGTGCTCAGGCGTGAGGCATGGGGTCGGCCATCCCTTGCCGAACGTGGTGCCACCAGCTGTGGTGAGGAGCGTCTGCCCGGCACCGAGATCGGCGCGCGGGATCGGCGCGCGGGCCCGCGCCCGGCGGCCGGTGGATCGGCAGCCGTCGTCCGCCCG belongs to Mycobacteriales bacterium and includes:
- a CDS encoding DUF4349 domain-containing protein, producing MRTSRPALAALLTVAVLLAGCSSGGIDSTASGAAAPQLDDADSSGGAAGGTTGGAGGGAGGGAAEALQVVDLRGVPGLAVIRTADLEVRVDDVRVAADEAGRLARSAGGAVEAEDRSGTASSGSATVRLRVPPKELDATVIALAALGDERNRRLTSEDATDQMVDLEARLATQRASVTRVRALLGEADALGEVVQIESELTKRTADLEALEARLESLSARVDLSTIVLRLDSEGGPVVGQALGFGDGLRSGWAALTATARVLAVTAGALLPFLPLLVGAGFLVWRARSRRTAVVQP